In one Alnus glutinosa chromosome 12, dhAlnGlut1.1, whole genome shotgun sequence genomic region, the following are encoded:
- the LOC133851982 gene encoding sodium/hydrogen exchanger 1-like, with the protein MAVLETIPVLFPVEASSSSSSFLSTSTIIALTVFFALLCACIVIGHLLEEHRWANESITALLLGLCAGVVVLLISKFQSSQILVFSEDLFFLYLLPPIIFNAGFQVKKKQFFKNFSTIFLFGVFGTVISFCIISLGAYLIFRRIGVTDLDIQDYLAIGAILSATDSVCTLQVLSQDETPLLYSIVFGEGVVNDATSIVLFNAVQSLDVENIDPFTALKLLGTFLYLFLTSTALGIAAGLISAYIIKTLYFGRHSTDREVALMMLMAYLSYMLAELLNLSGILTIFFCGIVMSHYTWHNVTESSRITTKHAFATISFIAETFIFLYVGMDALDIDKWKSSNASVGTSVAVSSTLLALVLVGRAAFVFPISNITNCMKKRESTKIEFRQQFIIWWAGLMRGAVTIALSYNEFANSDKTSTADSALMITSTIIVVLFSTVVFGSITKPLVKAMLLRNAKPAISDATDLPSLEELNISFLENCDPSEQPNTPPRRKNSLRLLISNPTRTVHYWWRKFDDKCMRPVFGGRGFVPFVPGSPSGARDEETS; encoded by the exons ATGGCTGTGCTCGAAACCATACCAGTTCTGTTCCCGGTCGAagcatcatcatcttcttcttcattcctGAGCACTAGCACCATCATTGCGCTCACCGTTTTCTTTGCCCTCCTCTGCGCTTGTATCGTTATCGGTCATCTCCTGGAAGAGCACCGCTGGGCTAACGAATCGATCACCGCCCTTCTTCTG GGCTTGTGCGCTGGAGTGGTGGTGTTGTTGATCAGCAAATTCCAGAGTTCGCAAATACTAGTCTTTAGTGAGGACTTGTTCTTCCTTTATTTGCTTCCCCCAATCATTTTCAATGCCGG TTTTCAGGTCAAGAAAAAGCAATTTTTCAAGAATTTCTCAacaatatttttgtttggagTCTTTGGCACAGTAATTTCGTTCTGCATTATATCACTAG GTGCCTATTTAATCTTTAGAAGAATTGGTGTGACAGACCTGGATATACAAGATTACCTAG CTATTGGTGCCATATTGTCAGCAACTGATTCAGTTTGCACGCTGCAG GTTCTCAGTCAAGATGAAACACCCTTACTTTACAGTATTGTATTCGGTGAGGGAGTGGTGAATGATGCCACCTCTATTGTGCTTTTCAATGCAGTCCAATCACTTGACGTCGAGAACATTGATCCTTTTACAGCATTAAAATTGTTGGGGACCTTTCTTTACCTTTTCTTGACCAGTACTGCTCTTGGTATAGCA GCAGGTCTTATAAGTGCGTATATCATTAAGACACTTTACTTCGGAAG GCATTCCACAGATCGTGAAGTTGCACTCATGATGCTTATGGCTTATTTGTCATACATGCTGGCTGAG cTTTTAAATTTAAGTGGGATCTTGACAATATTCTTCTGTGGCATTGTCATGTCTCACTACACGTGGCACAATGTTACAGAAAGCTCACGGATAACGACCAA GCATGCATTTGCAACAATTTCATTCATTGCAGAAACTTTTATATTTCTGTATGTCGGTATGGATGCCTTGGACATTGACAAATGGAAAAGCAGCAATGCAAG TGTAGGAACTTCAGTTGCTGTAAGTTCAACATTGCTTGCATTGGTATTGGTTGGAAGAGCAGCATTTGTGTTCCCCATTTCCAATATAACAAATTGcatgaagaaaagagagagtacAAAGATTGAGTTTCGACAACAG TTTATAATATGGTGGGCAGGCCTTATGAGAGGTGCAGTGACCATTGCCTTGTCTTATAACGAG TTTGCAAATTCCGACAAGACATCAACGGCAGATAGTGCACTAATGATCACCAGCACTAtaattgttgttttatttagtACTGTG GTGTTTGGTTCCATAACAAAGCCACTTGTAAAAGCAATGCTGTTGCGCAATGCAAAACCTGCAATCTCAGACGCAACCGACCTTCCAAGCTTAGAAGAGTTGAACATATCATTCCTTGAAAACTGCGATCCAAGTGAGCAGCCCAATACTCCACCACGCCGCAAGAATAGCCTGAGGTTGCTAATAAGCAACCCCACTAGGACTGTTCATTACTGGTGGAGAAAATTTGACGACAAATGCATGAGACCAGTGTTTGGTGGACGGGGTTTTGTTCCATTTGTTCCTGGTTCCCCAAGTGGTGCAAGAGATGAGGAAACTTCTTAA